A single genomic interval of Polyangia bacterium harbors:
- a CDS encoding pyruvate dehydrogenase complex E1 component subunit beta, translating to MPTVAYREALNQAMAEEMERDDRIFLMGEEVGHYNGAYKVSKGLLDKFGEKRVIDTPIAEGGFVGVGIGAAMVGLRPIIELMTWNFSLVAADQLINNAAKIRQMSGGQFTLPVVFRGPGGSAHQLAAQHSQSTEALWAHIPGLKVVMPANPKDAKGLLKSAIRDDNPIVFIEGEVMYGDQGEIPEGEYTIPLGVAEVKRQGKDLTIIGWSKMVKLALQVAEQLAPEGIDIEVVDPRTIRPLDEALLVQSVKKTGRCLILEEGWPFNGVGAEIAYRIGKACFDDLDAPVERLTGADMPMPYNHHLEAMCVPDAARTIAAVKRVLYLE from the coding sequence ATGCCGACCGTAGCGTATCGCGAAGCGCTCAACCAGGCGATGGCCGAGGAGATGGAGCGCGACGATCGAATTTTCCTGATGGGCGAAGAAGTTGGTCACTACAACGGCGCCTACAAAGTTTCCAAGGGCCTGCTGGATAAGTTCGGCGAAAAGCGGGTCATCGACACGCCCATCGCCGAAGGCGGCTTCGTGGGCGTCGGCATCGGCGCGGCGATGGTCGGTCTGCGGCCAATCATCGAGTTGATGACCTGGAACTTCTCGCTGGTGGCGGCGGATCAGCTGATCAACAACGCGGCGAAGATCCGGCAGATGTCCGGCGGCCAGTTCACGCTGCCGGTGGTGTTTCGCGGCCCGGGCGGGTCGGCGCACCAGCTGGCCGCGCAGCACAGCCAGTCGACCGAGGCGCTGTGGGCCCACATCCCCGGCCTGAAGGTCGTCATGCCGGCCAACCCGAAGGACGCCAAGGGTCTGCTCAAGAGCGCCATCCGCGACGACAACCCCATCGTCTTCATCGAAGGCGAGGTCATGTACGGCGACCAGGGCGAGATCCCCGAGGGCGAGTACACCATCCCGCTGGGCGTGGCCGAGGTGAAGCGTCAGGGCAAGGACCTCACCATCATCGGCTGGTCGAAGATGGTCAAGCTGGCGCTTCAGGTGGCCGAGCAGCTGGCCCCCGAGGGCATCGACATCGAGGTTGTCGACCCACGCACGATTCGCCCGCTCGACGAAGCGCTGCTGGTGCAGTCGGTGAAAAAGACCGGCCGCTGCTTGATTCTGGAGGAAGGCTGGCCGTTCAACGGCGTGGGCGCGGAGATCGCCTATCGGATCGGCAAGGCCTGCTTCGACGATCTGGACGCACCGGTCGAACGCCTCACCGGTGCGGACATGCCGATGCCGTACAACCACCACCTGGAAGCCATGTGCGTCCCCGACGCGGCCCGCACCATCGCCGCCGTCAAACGCGTGCTGTATTTGGAATAG